A part of Terriglobus roseus genomic DNA contains:
- a CDS encoding DUF7684 family protein: MIRTLLERKQYGRRYRVLHASTVWDLLSPLECIEQGGRFVAFFVAPDWPNERQTWIQVATSLLKQGLCYCCVWANGNAEGLHDLIDRIIIDGRFYEDDDRSVIMTTWHDRDGLAEAAFFFVHCAEPAAAYESLCHDWIAIGVGDSKLAIDTMKAVKAQLD; encoded by the coding sequence ATGATTCGTACCTTGTTGGAGCGGAAGCAGTACGGCAGGCGTTATCGCGTGCTGCACGCTTCAACAGTATGGGATCTACTTTCTCCCCTCGAATGCATAGAGCAAGGTGGCCGTTTCGTCGCTTTCTTTGTCGCTCCCGATTGGCCAAACGAACGGCAAACCTGGATTCAGGTCGCAACGAGCCTGCTCAAACAAGGCCTCTGCTACTGCTGTGTGTGGGCCAACGGCAACGCAGAGGGTCTGCATGACCTTATTGATCGCATCATTATTGACGGCAGGTTTTATGAGGATGACGACCGCAGCGTCATCATGACCACCTGGCATGATCGGGACGGCCTTGCCGAGGCAGCCTTTTTCTTTGTCCATTGTGCAGAGCCTGCGGCAGCTTACGAGTCGCTCTGTCATGACTGGATCGCCATCGGAGTAGGCGACAGCAAGCTCGCAATTGACACCATGAAAGCCGTGAAAGCTCAGCTCGACTAA
- a CDS encoding DUF503 domain-containing protein: MPIATLTVEIAIEHAQSLKDRRQVVRSIKDKLRHGFNISVAELDETPMWNRATIGIAAIHSSRDYLQGQLHEVEEAVNRLAVGLGAIVLDTQTDILD, from the coding sequence ATGCCCATCGCCACGCTCACCGTCGAAATCGCCATCGAGCACGCGCAATCCCTCAAGGACCGACGCCAGGTCGTGCGTTCCATAAAGGACAAGCTCCGTCACGGCTTCAACATCTCCGTCGCCGAGCTCGACGAAACACCCATGTGGAACCGCGCCACCATCGGCATCGCCGCCATCCACAGCAGCCGCGATTACCTCCAGGGACAGCTCCACGAAGTAGAGGAAGCTGTTAACCGTCTGGCGGTAGGTCTGGGAGCAATTGTCTTAGACACCCAGACCGATATCCTCGACTAA
- the pstS gene encoding phosphate ABC transporter substrate-binding protein PstS, with protein MAISTVSVAMGMAFWKILGFLYERRTPAFMVRSWRWASVGAGAPCETMLAGGADMVSAAGFPFFSGVVLLRRVAGMCALLLWIGCGAVAAAQQMTLTGAGSTFAYPLYSKWAAEYLKTHPRIQVNYQSIGSGGGIRQVSIGTVDFGGTDGPMTDSQLAEARTKLNGANILHFPTALGAAVPVYNLPGVSAELNFTSAALAGIFLGTIQKWNDPEIARANPGVKLPNEFILVIHRADGSGTSFLWVDYLAKVNPAFAAKVRVSTSPHWPVGLGGKGNEGVAGLVRQMPNSIGYVELVYALNSHMLYGKIQNREGQFVKADLRSVSAAATAMSKLMPADFRADITNPPGVGSYPVCSFTWMLVPTRMADRAKGAALKEFLTWGLTDGQKYGAALSYAPLSNDIVDRELQALKLLQY; from the coding sequence ATGGCGATTTCGACGGTGAGCGTGGCGATGGGCATGGCTTTCTGGAAGATTTTAGGCTTCCTGTATGAGCGACGCACCCCGGCGTTCATGGTGCGTTCATGGCGATGGGCTAGTGTTGGGGCAGGCGCTCCGTGTGAGACGATGTTGGCAGGCGGCGCGGATATGGTTTCTGCTGCTGGATTTCCGTTTTTCTCAGGGGTGGTTTTGCTTCGTCGGGTCGCAGGGATGTGCGCTCTGCTGTTGTGGATTGGCTGTGGCGCGGTTGCCGCGGCACAGCAGATGACGCTGACCGGAGCTGGCTCGACCTTTGCCTATCCTCTTTATTCCAAGTGGGCTGCCGAGTATCTGAAGACGCATCCGCGGATCCAGGTGAACTACCAGAGCATCGGGTCGGGCGGCGGTATTCGACAGGTGAGCATTGGCACCGTGGATTTTGGCGGCACCGATGGGCCTATGACGGATTCGCAGCTGGCCGAGGCGCGGACTAAGCTGAACGGCGCGAACATCCTGCACTTTCCTACGGCGCTGGGGGCGGCGGTTCCGGTCTATAACTTGCCCGGCGTTTCGGCGGAGCTGAACTTTACGTCGGCGGCGCTGGCCGGGATTTTTCTGGGCACGATTCAGAAGTGGAACGATCCGGAGATTGCGCGGGCGAATCCGGGTGTGAAGTTGCCGAATGAATTCATCCTGGTGATTCATCGCGCGGATGGCAGCGGCACCTCGTTCCTTTGGGTGGATTACCTGGCGAAGGTGAATCCGGCGTTTGCGGCGAAGGTGCGGGTATCGACGTCGCCGCATTGGCCGGTGGGGTTGGGCGGCAAGGGCAATGAGGGTGTTGCTGGGTTGGTGCGGCAGATGCCGAACTCGATTGGTTATGTGGAGCTGGTGTACGCGCTGAACAGCCACATGCTGTACGGGAAGATTCAGAATCGTGAGGGCCAGTTCGTTAAGGCGGATCTGCGTTCTGTGTCGGCTGCGGCTACGGCGATGTCGAAGTTAATGCCAGCCGATTTCCGCGCGGACATTACGAATCCGCCAGGGGTGGGCAGCTATCCTGTGTGCAGCTTTACATGGATGCTGGTGCCGACGAGGATGGCGGATCGCGCGAAGGGCGCGGCGCTGAAAGAGTTTTTGACGTGGGGCCTGACGGACGGGCAGAAGTATGGTGCCGCACTTTCGTATGCGCCATTGTCGAACGATATTGTGGATCGCGAGTTGCAGGCGCTGAAGCTGCTGCAGTACTGA
- the pstC gene encoding phosphate ABC transporter permease subunit PstC — protein sequence MTTTETSSEMVAQKPAGATKLSFMERLRKGDEAAYLITICAALTVVLITGLLAQHLWVNSALSRHQSGWRFLWSSEWDPGSEIFGALPFIYGTLVTSVLSLAIAIPIGLGAAIFLAEMAPRKLSDILTFLVELLAAVPSVIFGLLGIFVLVPILSNYVVPPLRALFGWLPIFQGAFYGVSYFSASVVLAIMIVPFIVSISREVLLSVPASQREAMMALGATKWDVTWRAVVPYASRGIMGSVFLALARALGETMAVTMVIGNVPDVHLSLLAPGYTIASVIANEFTEATGDLYIHALIELGLVLFVTTMLINAAARLLMLRFKVQEVNA from the coding sequence ATGACAACCACAGAGACATCGTCGGAGATGGTTGCGCAGAAGCCTGCAGGGGCGACGAAGTTGTCGTTCATGGAGCGGTTGCGCAAGGGCGATGAGGCTGCGTATCTGATTACGATTTGTGCCGCGCTGACGGTGGTGTTGATTACCGGGTTGCTGGCGCAGCATCTGTGGGTAAATTCGGCGCTGTCGCGGCACCAGTCAGGCTGGCGTTTTCTTTGGAGCAGCGAGTGGGATCCGGGCAGCGAGATATTCGGCGCGTTGCCGTTTATCTACGGGACTCTTGTTACGAGTGTTCTTTCGCTGGCGATTGCGATTCCCATTGGATTAGGCGCTGCGATTTTTCTGGCGGAGATGGCGCCGCGCAAGTTGAGCGACATCCTCACATTTCTTGTGGAACTGTTGGCGGCTGTGCCGAGTGTGATCTTCGGCTTGCTGGGCATCTTTGTGCTGGTGCCGATCCTGAGCAACTATGTGGTGCCGCCGCTGCGTGCATTGTTTGGTTGGTTACCTATCTTTCAGGGCGCGTTCTATGGCGTGAGTTATTTCTCCGCCTCGGTGGTGCTGGCCATCATGATTGTGCCGTTCATCGTGTCGATCTCGCGCGAGGTGTTGTTGAGCGTGCCTGCATCGCAGCGTGAAGCGATGATGGCGCTAGGCGCGACGAAGTGGGATGTGACTTGGCGCGCGGTGGTGCCGTATGCCAGCCGAGGCATTATGGGCAGCGTGTTTCTGGCGCTGGCGCGTGCGCTGGGCGAGACGATGGCCGTGACCATGGTGATTGGCAATGTGCCGGATGTACATCTTTCGCTGCTGGCGCCGGGATACACGATTGCATCCGTCATTGCGAATGAGTTCACCGAGGCGACGGGCGATCTTTATATTCATGCGTTGATTGAGCTTGGTCTGGTTCTTTTTGTGACGACCATGCTGATTAATGCAGCCGCACGGCTACTGATGCTGCGTTTTAAGGTGCAGGAGGTGAATGCGTGA
- the pstA gene encoding phosphate ABC transporter permease PstA, which produces MASPVYPPKRRRVVNAVMLTLTGLCTLLVVSVLFFILGYLAWHGARSLNWDFFTKLPAPVGQEGGGMANALVGSLKMLLIASAIGIPIGMLAGIYLAEFGRGWLSGLVRYMTDLLNGVPSIVMGIFVYTLVVLPMRHFSTLAGGIALGIMMIPIALRSTEEFLRGVPNSMRESGLALGASKAQTVFTVIVPAAITGIVTGIMLNLARVAGETAPLLFTAFGNQFWSKGVNEPTASLPVMIFNYAISPYEDWHRQAWAAGFVLLMAVLAINIVARVILQRGRRVGR; this is translated from the coding sequence ATGGCGTCGCCTGTATATCCTCCGAAACGCCGCCGCGTGGTGAATGCGGTGATGCTCACGTTGACCGGGCTTTGCACGCTGCTGGTGGTGAGTGTGCTGTTCTTCATCCTGGGTTATCTTGCGTGGCATGGTGCGCGTTCGCTGAACTGGGACTTCTTCACCAAGTTGCCTGCGCCTGTGGGACAAGAAGGCGGCGGCATGGCGAATGCCCTGGTGGGTTCGCTAAAGATGCTGCTGATTGCTAGTGCGATTGGTATTCCGATTGGCATGCTGGCGGGGATTTATCTTGCGGAGTTTGGACGCGGCTGGCTGTCAGGGCTGGTGCGTTACATGACGGATTTGCTGAATGGTGTGCCGTCGATTGTGATGGGCATCTTTGTGTACACGCTGGTGGTGCTGCCGATGCGGCATTTCTCCACGCTAGCGGGCGGCATTGCGCTGGGCATCATGATGATTCCGATTGCGCTGCGGTCGACGGAAGAGTTTCTGCGCGGTGTGCCGAACAGTATGCGTGAGAGCGGACTGGCGCTGGGTGCGAGCAAGGCGCAGACGGTGTTCACGGTGATCGTGCCTGCGGCGATTACGGGTATTGTTACCGGCATCATGCTGAACCTGGCGCGTGTGGCGGGTGAGACGGCTCCACTGTTGTTTACGGCGTTTGGAAACCAGTTCTGGAGCAAGGGCGTGAACGAGCCCACGGCTTCTTTGCCAGTGATGATTTTTAACTACGCGATTTCGCCGTATGAGGATTGGCACCGGCAGGCTTGGGCTGCGGGATTTGTGTTGCTGATGGCGGTGCTGGCGATCAACATTGTGGCGCGTGTGATTTTACAGCGCGGACGACGGGTGGGCCGATGA
- the pstB gene encoding phosphate ABC transporter ATP-binding protein PstB, protein MSSLASVFAPQGAVAEDFAHPQFTAREVNFYYGGFHALHDISIVLPARKVTALIGPSGCGKSTFLRILNRMYETVPHTRIAGDVLLGEQNLFDFDSIVLRRKVGMVFQKPMPFFKSIYDNVAYGLRVNHIVGRGEIDERVEKSLRRAALWNEVKDRLHSSALGLSGGQQQRLCIARALAIDPEVLLMDEPCSALDPIATAKIEELMVELKEQCTIITVTHNMLQAARVADYTGFFMAGRLMEFDASRVIFQRPARRETEEYVTGRFG, encoded by the coding sequence ATGAGTTCGCTGGCGAGTGTGTTTGCGCCGCAGGGTGCAGTGGCGGAGGACTTTGCGCATCCGCAATTCACCGCACGCGAGGTGAATTTTTATTACGGCGGCTTTCATGCGTTGCACGATATTTCGATTGTGCTGCCCGCGCGAAAAGTCACTGCGCTAATTGGGCCTTCAGGCTGCGGTAAGTCGACGTTTCTGCGCATTCTGAATCGCATGTATGAGACGGTGCCGCATACGCGCATCGCTGGCGATGTGTTGTTAGGTGAGCAGAACCTGTTTGACTTTGATTCGATTGTGCTGCGGCGCAAGGTGGGCATGGTGTTTCAAAAGCCTATGCCGTTCTTCAAGTCGATCTATGACAACGTTGCGTATGGGTTGCGCGTGAACCACATTGTTGGGCGTGGCGAAATTGACGAGCGTGTCGAGAAGAGCCTGCGACGTGCGGCGCTCTGGAATGAAGTTAAGGATCGGTTGCACTCGTCTGCGCTTGGTTTGAGCGGCGGCCAGCAACAGCGACTTTGCATTGCGCGTGCGTTGGCAATTGATCCGGAAGTGCTGCTGATGGATGAGCCTTGTTCGGCGCTTGATCCGATTGCAACCGCGAAGATTGAAGAGTTGATGGTGGAGTTGAAAGAGCAGTGCACCATCATCACCGTGACGCACAACATGTTGCAGGCGGCGCGTGTGGCGGACTATACGGGCTTCTTCATGGCAGGAAGGTTGATGGAGTTTGATGCTTCGCGCGTGATCTTCCAGCGGCCTGCCCGACGCGAGACGGAAGAATATGTGACCGGCCGGTTTGGCTGA
- a CDS encoding c-type cytochrome, which translates to MKSLGWFAVASVVAGSLLPLSLRVHAQKNAGESLPVWAWPLLPPGTPAEPAAKPTGEVKHVPGSSASYTDKEIPGLFLVPDWFPNEHPKMPQVVAVGRAPGVNACGHCHLPTGMGRPENMSVAGLSKGYMIQQMADFRDGLRKSSEPRFGSTRAMIHTAQQATQEEVEAGVDYFASLKPVKWIRVVETNRVPLTKVGALMMVVADTKQTEPIGDRVLEVPEDLEQTELRNPHSGFVAYVPVGSLKKGKALTRTCVACHGKDLRGVGDVPSIAGRSPSQMTRQLIDFQTGARNGTHAAMMKPVVQNMTLSQMVAITGYLASLRP; encoded by the coding sequence GTGAAATCCCTTGGATGGTTTGCTGTTGCCAGTGTGGTCGCAGGTTCTCTGCTGCCGTTGTCTCTTCGTGTCCATGCGCAGAAGAATGCGGGTGAGTCGTTGCCGGTTTGGGCATGGCCGTTGTTGCCGCCGGGTACGCCTGCTGAGCCTGCGGCAAAGCCTACTGGCGAAGTGAAGCATGTTCCGGGAAGCTCGGCTTCTTATACGGATAAAGAGATTCCGGGTTTGTTCCTGGTGCCGGATTGGTTCCCGAATGAGCATCCGAAGATGCCGCAGGTAGTTGCAGTGGGGCGTGCGCCGGGTGTGAATGCTTGCGGGCATTGTCATCTGCCTACGGGTATGGGGCGGCCGGAGAACATGAGCGTTGCCGGGTTGTCGAAGGGGTACATGATCCAGCAGATGGCGGATTTTCGCGATGGTTTGCGGAAGTCGTCGGAGCCTCGCTTTGGATCGACTCGGGCCATGATTCACACGGCTCAACAGGCTACGCAGGAAGAGGTAGAGGCGGGTGTGGACTACTTTGCTTCGCTCAAGCCGGTGAAGTGGATTCGTGTGGTGGAGACGAATCGTGTGCCGTTGACTAAGGTGGGCGCGCTGATGATGGTTGTCGCGGACACGAAGCAGACAGAGCCGATTGGTGATCGTGTGTTGGAAGTGCCGGAGGACCTGGAGCAGACGGAGTTGCGCAATCCGCATTCAGGGTTTGTGGCTTATGTGCCTGTGGGTTCGTTGAAGAAGGGCAAGGCGCTGACGCGGACTTGTGTTGCGTGTCATGGGAAAGACTTGCGCGGTGTCGGCGATGTGCCGTCGATTGCGGGCAGGTCCCCGAGCCAGATGACACGGCAATTGATTGATTTTCAAACAGGTGCGCGCAATGGAACGCATGCCGCGATGATGAAGCCGGTCGTGCAGAACATGACGCTGTCGCAGATGGTGGCGATTACGGGATATCTGGCTTCGCTGCGGCCCTGA